In Thermococcus alcaliphilus, one DNA window encodes the following:
- a CDS encoding DUF126 domain-containing protein: MKLKGRKITKGKAKGVALVSKKPLSFLGGVDPKTGIVKDIESDIKGESIKDKILVFPRGKGSTVGSYVIYQLKKNGVAPKAIVVEEAETIVATGAIIAEIPMVDKVDISKIKNGQIVEVDADKGEVTIEE, translated from the coding sequence ATGAAGCTTAAGGGAAGAAAAATCACTAAGGGAAAAGCAAAGGGAGTTGCTCTTGTCTCAAAAAAGCCCCTATCCTTTTTAGGAGGTGTTGACCCAAAAACGGGCATAGTGAAGGACATTGAGAGCGATATTAAGGGGGAGAGCATAAAGGACAAAATCCTTGTATTCCCGAGGGGCAAAGGCTCGACTGTTGGCTCTTACGTCATTTACCAGCTGAAGAAAAACGGTGTTGCGCCTAAGGCAATAGTTGTTGAAGAAGCAGAGACGATTGTAGCAACAGGGGCTATTATTGCAGAAATTCCCATGGTGGATAAAGTGGACATAAGCAAGATCAAGAACGGCCAGATCGTTGAGGTGGATGCAGACAAGGGAGAGGTAACCATAGAGGAATAG
- a CDS encoding RNA-guided endonuclease InsQ/TnpB family protein translates to MRSYKFRIYPSKAQQEKMLQHMELCRWLYNELLKAKRENPSLGRMDTQRLIVELKKENPELKEVYSKVLQMVNHQLWNNLTVLKALKKNGHKVGKLRYKTSPNSWKTLNYNQSGFKLDEEKKRLHLSKIGEIPIKLHRRIKGKIKGVIIKRTKSGKWYAIFQVEEEPEPLPKTGRVVGVDLGVAHFVVDSDGNAFENPLFLEKSLEKIKRIQRRLSRKQKGSKNWEKERIKLAKAHEKLTNQRNDFLHKLALYYVRNYDVIAAENLKPKNMVGNGHKNFNRHLLDSSLSAFIRILSDKAERAGRRVVFVEPAYTSRTCSRCGFVVEELPLLERVFRCPKCGLVMDRDLNASLNILRKGLDEGLGRPGLPVEGRPLPRVVPYEAVITGQVFLMKQEAPPKRTG, encoded by the coding sequence ATGCGCTCCTACAAATTTAGAATTTATCCTTCAAAAGCACAGCAAGAAAAAATGCTACAACATATGGAACTTTGTCGCTGGCTTTACAACGAGCTATTGAAAGCAAAGAGAGAAAACCCGTCGCTCGGAAGAATGGATACTCAAAGGCTAATCGTCGAATTAAAGAAGGAAAACCCAGAACTCAAGGAAGTTTACTCCAAAGTTCTACAAATGGTGAATCACCAACTCTGGAACAACCTGACCGTCTTGAAGGCTCTAAAAAAGAACGGGCACAAGGTAGGAAAGCTAAGATACAAAACCTCACCGAATAGCTGGAAGACGCTGAACTACAACCAAAGCGGTTTCAAGCTTGACGAGGAGAAGAAGAGACTGCACCTTTCCAAGATTGGGGAAATTCCCATAAAGCTCCACAGGAGAATTAAAGGTAAAATCAAGGGAGTAATCATAAAGCGGACAAAGAGCGGGAAGTGGTATGCTATTTTTCAGGTTGAGGAGGAGCCAGAACCGTTGCCCAAAACGGGTAGAGTAGTTGGGGTTGATTTGGGAGTCGCTCATTTCGTCGTTGACAGCGATGGTAACGCTTTTGAGAACCCGCTGTTCCTTGAGAAATCCCTTGAAAAAATTAAGAGGATACAGAGAAGGCTTTCAAGGAAGCAGAAGGGTTCGAAGAACTGGGAGAAGGAGAGGATAAAATTAGCTAAAGCTCATGAAAAGCTAACGAACCAGCGAAATGATTTTCTCCACAAGCTTGCTCTCTACTACGTCAGGAATTATGATGTCATCGCGGCGGAGAACCTAAAACCGAAGAATATGGTTGGAAACGGTCATAAAAACTTCAACCGCCATCTGCTCGATTCCTCTCTCAGTGCTTTCATCAGGATACTCTCCGACAAGGCTGAGAGAGCTGGTCGGAGGGTTGTTTTCGTTGAGCCAGCCTACACTTCGAGGACTTGCTCCCGCTGTGGGTTTGTAGTGGAGGAATTACCTCTTTTGGAGAGGGTTTTCCGTTGTCCGAAGTGTGGGCTGGTGATGGATAGGGATTTGAACGCTTCGCTCAACATTTTGAGAAAGGGTTTGGATGAAGGGTTGGGACGACCCGGATTGCCTGTGGAGGGAAGACCTCTACCCCGTGTAGTGCCTTATGAGGCTGTTATCACGGGGCAAGTCTTCCTTATGAAGCAGGAAGCCCCGCCCAAAAGGACGGGGTAG
- a CDS encoding MazG nucleotide pyrophosphohydrolase domain-containing protein, whose protein sequence is MHIREFQELIRELYFHRDEKRGLEKTFLWFTEEVGELAEALRKGDKKAMEEEFADVLAWLVSLANIAGIDVEEAAKKKYPGVCPYCGKNPCECEKE, encoded by the coding sequence ATGCACATAAGGGAGTTCCAAGAGCTTATTAGGGAACTTTACTTTCACAGGGATGAGAAGAGGGGCTTGGAGAAGACGTTTCTCTGGTTTACTGAGGAAGTAGGCGAGCTAGCGGAGGCGTTGAGAAAAGGGGATAAGAAAGCTATGGAAGAGGAGTTTGCCGACGTTTTAGCGTGGCTTGTGAGCTTAGCCAACATAGCTGGAATTGACGTGGAGGAAGCGGCAAAGAAGAAGTATCCGGGAGTTTGCCCCTACTGTGGGAAGAATCCTTGTGAGTGTGAGAAGGAGTGA
- a CDS encoding HTH domain-containing protein — MLVFIECESSSIEGCLKELREKAETLKKIPGRIDKAKIELSFGAFMSVRISLSIEPDKNYEKMIVAEYSSGKDVLERLQEKMREKLRNAQIVDFTFGTYTMPITRRKYAVGIAVVNIPKERESFENLSIKERRAILRKALELFGWNPKVLNISEIARLFNVSRDSIYNDIEQILKELEGF; from the coding sequence ATGCTGGTCTTCATAGAGTGCGAGTCATCGAGCATTGAAGGCTGTTTAAAGGAGCTTAGAGAAAAAGCCGAGACCTTAAAGAAAATCCCCGGAAGAATAGATAAAGCCAAGATAGAGCTCTCCTTCGGTGCCTTTATGAGTGTTAGAATAAGCCTAAGCATAGAGCCAGACAAAAACTATGAGAAGATGATAGTAGCCGAGTACTCATCAGGCAAGGATGTCCTCGAAAGGCTGCAAGAGAAGATGAGAGAAAAGCTAAGGAACGCCCAAATAGTTGACTTCACCTTCGGAACCTACACGATGCCCATAACCCGAAGAAAATATGCCGTAGGGATAGCGGTTGTGAACATACCCAAGGAAAGGGAGAGCTTTGAGAACCTGAGCATTAAAGAAAGGAGGGCAATCCTGAGAAAAGCCCTCGAGCTTTTTGGCTGGAATCCAAAGGTTTTGAACATCTCCGAGATAGCGAGGCTCTTCAACGTTTCGAGGGATTCAATCTACAACGACATAGAGCAGATTTTGAAGGAGTTAGAGGGTTTCTAA
- a CDS encoding HEAT repeat domain-containing protein — protein MGLFSFGSKKNKIIKMLSEGDLEGILRSAAKDPKYVDAVVELLNEENPGIRGDALLLIGELTVRHKELMMPYVEEGLPITVLSLINDPDPYVKENAMQSFEIILRYFPWVGEKFKNEMTSLLLEILQTGDKNRKAFAILMLGRLKVKEALPVIEEFRNISDTVILPLEGIKWVPLGEIAEKVIKELGGDVND, from the coding sequence ATGGGATTATTCTCCTTCGGCTCAAAAAAGAATAAGATCATAAAGATGCTCTCGGAGGGAGATCTTGAGGGGATTCTCCGCTCTGCAGCGAAAGACCCTAAATATGTAGATGCCGTAGTAGAGCTTCTCAACGAGGAAAATCCGGGGATAAGGGGAGATGCGCTTCTCCTCATTGGAGAGCTGACCGTCAGGCATAAAGAGCTTATGATGCCTTATGTCGAGGAAGGTCTTCCCATAACCGTGCTTTCGCTCATAAACGATCCTGATCCTTATGTTAAGGAAAACGCCATGCAGAGCTTTGAGATTATACTGAGATACTTCCCATGGGTTGGGGAAAAGTTCAAGAATGAAATGACCTCTCTATTGCTTGAAATCCTCCAGACGGGAGATAAAAACAGAAAAGCCTTTGCGATTCTAATGCTCGGAAGGCTTAAGGTGAAAGAAGCCCTTCCGGTAATAGAGGAGTTCAGAAACATCAGCGACACCGTAATTTTGCCCCTGGAAGGCATTAAATGGGTGCCCCTTGGAGAGATAGCCGAGAAAGTTATAAAAGAGCTTGGAGGTGATGTGAATGATTAA
- a CDS encoding UPF0175 family protein, with protein MMEIRMKLPPFKSEEETKKILRLLYAIELFKEGVVSIEKAAEIAGVSYQDFITELKKWKIPAFPYSDEEALEELGL; from the coding sequence ATGATGGAGATAAGGATGAAGCTACCCCCTTTTAAGTCAGAGGAGGAAACTAAGAAGATCTTAAGGTTGCTTTATGCAATTGAATTGTTCAAAGAAGGTGTTGTTTCTATAGAAAAAGCGGCAGAAATTGCTGGGGTGTCATATCAAGATTTCATAACGGAGTTGAAAAAATGGAAAATCCCTGCATTCCCCTACAGCGATGAGGAAGCTTTGGAGGAATTGGGATTATGA
- a CDS encoding site-2 protease family protein: MARGIYECVKCGHREVKESNAALLENSCPECGSDMVLVGFEIEPVEEPINEPLMEKLGEFYSLGEMQTKGDVMAFEVLEIRETNFERVLKELEKLGYWAALKKREGKVVLFVFPAQPIKEENPLIGIGLFIATVLSTLFAGYWLSSSYIAFLDQYNLPGIRNIYLNALAFSISVLAILGTHEMGHKIAATLHGVKSTFPYFIPFPNILGTLGAVIRVKSPIPTRNAAIDLGSSGPIAGFVVAIPVLLIGLRLSPTLPISAAQMEGGIAFGQSLIMLFLERYIFRIPEDYVIYLHPVAIAGWVGILVTFLNLIPAAQLDGGHIARAFLGEKLHSILTFGLGLAMIGLSVLWAGWLIWGFIILLMGRIGNPGALDEVSPISPKRIVLALIVLAIFILSATPVPISVVQ; this comes from the coding sequence ATGGCAAGGGGTATTTACGAGTGCGTTAAATGCGGCCATAGGGAAGTTAAAGAGTCTAATGCGGCTTTACTGGAAAATTCATGCCCGGAGTGCGGCTCTGATATGGTTCTTGTTGGCTTTGAGATTGAGCCCGTTGAAGAGCCCATTAATGAGCCCCTCATGGAAAAGCTTGGCGAGTTTTATTCCCTTGGCGAGATGCAGACTAAAGGAGACGTCATGGCTTTTGAGGTTCTGGAGATAAGGGAAACCAACTTCGAGAGGGTTCTTAAGGAGCTTGAGAAGCTTGGCTACTGGGCTGCATTGAAAAAGAGGGAAGGAAAGGTAGTCCTCTTCGTCTTTCCAGCACAGCCGATTAAAGAGGAAAACCCCCTCATTGGGATAGGGTTGTTTATAGCAACGGTTTTGAGCACCCTCTTTGCGGGCTACTGGCTTTCAAGCTCTTATATAGCTTTTCTTGACCAGTACAACCTTCCAGGAATAAGAAACATCTACCTCAACGCCCTTGCATTTTCAATAAGCGTCCTCGCTATCTTGGGCACCCACGAGATGGGGCACAAAATAGCTGCCACCCTCCACGGCGTAAAGTCAACTTTTCCTTACTTCATACCATTTCCGAACATTCTCGGCACACTGGGAGCTGTTATAAGGGTTAAATCCCCAATACCCACCAGAAACGCTGCCATAGACCTAGGCTCAAGCGGGCCTATAGCCGGGTTTGTTGTGGCAATTCCAGTGCTGCTTATAGGGTTAAGGCTTTCTCCAACTCTACCTATCTCTGCGGCTCAAATGGAGGGCGGAATAGCCTTTGGTCAAAGTCTAATAATGCTCTTCCTTGAGAGATACATCTTTAGGATTCCCGAGGACTACGTGATTTACCTCCACCCGGTGGCGATAGCTGGGTGGGTGGGTATTCTCGTGACCTTCCTAAACCTAATCCCGGCGGCTCAGCTTGATGGTGGCCACATAGCGAGGGCTTTCCTTGGAGAAAAGCTCCACTCGATTTTGACATTTGGTCTAGGCTTGGCAATGATTGGACTGAGCGTTCTCTGGGCAGGGTGGCTCATCTGGGGCTTCATAATTCTCCTTATGGGGAGAATTGGAAACCCGGGTGCTTTGGATGAGGTCAGCCCAATTTCGCCTAAAAGAATAGTTCTGGCTTTGATAGTGCTCGCAATATTCATCCTCTCGGCAACGCCAGTGCCCATAAGCGTTGTTCAGTGA
- a CDS encoding LAGLIDADG family homing endonuclease encodes MLRVKDLGQKELEELVNYVRGLRNYGLSYSEIVERVLIEKGVKISKATVLRWCKRKHEPFNKIKLLDLSPSPALSYILGAYFGDATIGIGQKYKYRIRLKVVDREFAEAFAKALEEIGANPRVGYENDSTRVGRWYVESTTKSLYMFLKQPKDALFEVAKEYPREFLRGLFDSEGYVYLDPTTKKVSYVSLHNYDLELLEFSKSLLASLEIHSKIRVSKKAGSPVVIRGKQYSYKSDLYELRVYRIESVRRFAKEVGFTIPRKQNKLREWLLNKFNEHL; translated from the coding sequence ATGCTTAGGGTAAAAGACCTTGGACAAAAGGAACTTGAGGAGCTTGTGAATTATGTCAGGGGGCTGAGGAATTACGGACTTAGTTATTCGGAAATAGTGGAAAGAGTACTTATCGAAAAAGGCGTGAAAATTTCCAAAGCAACGGTTTTAAGATGGTGCAAGCGAAAACATGAACCTTTCAATAAAATCAAGCTTCTTGATTTAAGCCCTTCTCCAGCTTTGTCTTATATCTTGGGAGCTTATTTTGGAGATGCCACAATAGGCATTGGCCAAAAATACAAGTACAGAATTCGGTTGAAAGTTGTGGATAGGGAATTTGCCGAGGCATTTGCCAAAGCTCTTGAAGAAATAGGGGCTAATCCCCGAGTTGGTTATGAGAACGACTCTACAAGAGTCGGTAGATGGTATGTTGAAAGTACTACTAAATCCCTCTACATGTTTTTGAAACAGCCAAAAGATGCTTTGTTTGAAGTTGCAAAGGAATATCCCAGAGAGTTCCTTCGGGGTTTGTTTGACAGTGAGGGTTATGTCTATTTAGACCCAACTACTAAGAAAGTTTCTTATGTTTCGTTGCACAACTACGATTTAGAGCTATTAGAGTTCTCTAAAAGTCTCTTAGCTTCATTGGAAATACACTCAAAAATAAGGGTTTCAAAGAAAGCCGGAAGTCCTGTTGTGATCAGAGGCAAACAATACTCCTACAAAAGTGACCTTTATGAGCTTAGGGTATATCGCATAGAAAGTGTGAGACGTTTTGCCAAGGAAGTTGGATTTACAATACCAAGGAAACAAAATAAACTTAGAGAATGGTTATTAAACAAATTCAACGAACACTTATGA
- a CDS encoding AbrB/MazE/SpoVT family DNA-binding domain-containing protein translates to MGKVGITKVDEKGRILLPKEIRKKLRIKKGEEFLITELDNETIILKRFDVKSMLQELVKKAEKVNLKKLEKEIEGEGNRIARKKYKISD, encoded by the coding sequence GTGGGAAAAGTGGGAATAACGAAAGTTGATGAGAAAGGTAGAATACTGCTTCCAAAGGAAATCAGGAAAAAACTTAGGATAAAAAAGGGGGAGGAGTTTTTGATAACAGAACTGGACAATGAGACAATAATTCTAAAGCGTTTTGATGTAAAAAGCATGCTTCAAGAACTCGTAAAGAAAGCAGAGAAAGTAAATCTCAAAAAATTGGAGAAGGAAATAGAGGGTGAGGGGAACAGAATTGCCAGAAAAAAATACAAGATTTCTGATTGA
- a CDS encoding aconitase X catalytic domain-containing protein yields the protein MYLTKEEELILAGEYGYALQKAMEILVALGEIYNADRLIPIKSAQVAGVSYKNIGDAGIEFLKDFVNSGAKVSVYTTLNPAGIGDELFMEKQREIIELYKAMGIEVTSTCTPYYGANLPKFGDHIAWSESSAVIFANSIIGARTNREGGPSSLAAAIVGKTPNYGLHLEENRKATVIVEVNTKLKDFADYSFLGYYLGKALKNDIPYFKNLKPEKTDYLKELGASMAATGSIALYHVEGETPEYKHAIADKLERIEVDEKELEEVKEKFNAEWGEIDAIVIGCPHASIQEVKEVAEILKMREKPLKVPLLITASKAVKALADALGYSEIIERYNGKIIADSCLIVSPVEKWYRGIATNSGKASFYFSSAGLKVRLENTEKLLLDAP from the coding sequence ATGTACCTCACAAAGGAGGAGGAATTAATACTTGCCGGAGAATACGGCTATGCATTACAAAAGGCTATGGAGATTCTTGTGGCTTTGGGAGAAATATATAATGCGGATAGGTTAATTCCAATAAAAAGTGCCCAAGTGGCGGGGGTTTCATATAAAAACATCGGAGATGCCGGAATAGAGTTTTTAAAAGACTTCGTTAATTCTGGGGCGAAGGTTAGCGTTTATACTACTCTCAATCCAGCTGGTATTGGGGACGAGCTCTTTATGGAGAAGCAGAGAGAGATCATTGAGCTCTATAAAGCTATGGGAATAGAGGTTACCTCCACCTGTACCCCATACTACGGTGCAAACCTTCCGAAGTTTGGTGACCATATAGCATGGAGCGAGAGCTCCGCGGTTATCTTTGCAAACTCCATAATAGGAGCGAGAACAAACAGGGAAGGCGGGCCCTCAAGCCTTGCAGCTGCAATCGTTGGCAAGACTCCAAATTATGGCCTTCACCTTGAGGAAAACAGAAAGGCAACAGTTATTGTTGAGGTAAACACAAAGCTCAAGGACTTTGCAGACTACAGCTTTTTGGGCTACTACCTCGGCAAAGCTCTAAAGAACGACATACCCTACTTCAAAAACCTCAAGCCCGAAAAGACGGACTACCTCAAAGAATTAGGGGCTTCGATGGCTGCGACAGGTTCAATAGCCCTCTATCATGTTGAAGGCGAGACCCCGGAATACAAACATGCCATAGCGGATAAGCTCGAGAGAATTGAGGTTGATGAGAAGGAACTCGAAGAGGTTAAGGAGAAGTTCAACGCAGAGTGGGGAGAGATAGATGCAATAGTAATAGGCTGTCCCCATGCTTCGATTCAGGAAGTAAAAGAGGTCGCTGAAATTTTGAAGATGAGGGAGAAGCCTCTAAAAGTTCCGCTTTTAATAACCGCAAGCAAGGCTGTGAAGGCTCTCGCAGATGCTCTGGGCTACAGCGAGATTATAGAGCGATACAATGGAAAGATAATAGCCGACAGCTGTTTGATAGTGTCCCCTGTTGAGAAGTGGTATAGGGGAATAGCCACAAACAGCGGAAAGGCGAGCTTTTACTTCTCCTCAGCCGGGCTAAAGGTGAGGCTTGAGAATACGGAGAAGTTACTTCTTGATGCCCCGTGA
- a CDS encoding PIN domain-containing protein, with product MLLAEYRKYAEAFDAVNFFEFLRKRVKIVNPSREEVLKCLDYFPPNQVADAVHAATYLKTGAIIITNDKHFEKIAEGGLTYSGGDSSSERDG from the coding sequence GTGTTGCTTGCAGAGTACAGAAAATATGCTGAGGCTTTCGATGCTGTGAATTTCTTTGAATTCTTGAGGAAAAGGGTTAAAATCGTAAACCCATCAAGGGAAGAAGTGCTAAAATGCTTAGATTATTTTCCACCAAATCAAGTAGCCGATGCCGTTCACGCTGCCACTTATCTTAAAACTGGTGCAATTATAATAACCAACGACAAGCACTTTGAAAAGATTGCGGAAGGGGGTTTAACCTATTCGGGTGGGGACTCCTCTTCCGAGAGGGATGGATGA
- a CDS encoding class III signal peptide-containing protein, with product MINLKKLFKRKKGQGALEYLFMIAAALIIIFVVVRYISGSTQQASSQSDIASLQSQVELIKSKLVSQNVWDDQYTVEYDSTNDYLLVKDTNGTVAYAEADKDYSAAPYSTLISSTPTLGSLYDKCMVENDATACEIIVDIGDDIKLGAP from the coding sequence ATGATAAACTTGAAGAAGTTGTTTAAACGGAAGAAGGGTCAGGGTGCGCTGGAGTACCTCTTCATGATAGCAGCAGCCTTGATAATAATATTTGTTGTGGTTAGGTACATCAGTGGATCTACACAACAGGCCAGCTCACAGAGCGATATAGCTTCATTGCAGAGTCAAGTGGAACTTATAAAGAGCAAGCTCGTTTCACAAAATGTATGGGATGATCAGTATACGGTAGAGTACGACTCCACCAATGATTATCTTTTAGTGAAGGATACGAATGGTACTGTGGCTTATGCAGAAGCAGATAAAGATTACAGTGCTGCTCCCTATTCGACACTAATCAGCAGTACGCCCACCTTAGGAAGTTTATACGATAAATGTATGGTAGAAAACGACGCTACAGCATGTGAAATAATTGTTGATATTGGAGATGATATTAAGTTGGGAGCGCCATGA
- a CDS encoding class III signal peptide-containing protein, with amino-acid sequence MSRKGQGSLEYLFMVAAALIIIFVAVGYISNSGGRVAQQSDITSLQSQAEIAKSQLEVKDLWNDEYCFYILSESYSKDKVGSEYGISIKGKGSNGKCDKSDKVIYYLDYRNARYRDDVKALYGDDRYKLKTLKELYDLCLAGDENACKVIITLDESLWIPQ; translated from the coding sequence ATGAGCCGAAAGGGTCAAGGTTCATTGGAGTACCTCTTTATGGTTGCTGCGGCATTGATAATAATTTTTGTTGCAGTGGGCTATATCAGCAATTCCGGAGGTCGAGTTGCCCAGCAGAGTGATATTACCTCTTTGCAGAGCCAAGCGGAGATTGCAAAATCCCAGCTAGAAGTGAAAGACCTCTGGAACGATGAATACTGCTTTTACATTCTCTCGGAGAGTTATTCCAAGGACAAAGTTGGCTCCGAATACGGCATAAGCATAAAGGGCAAAGGCTCAAATGGGAAGTGTGATAAGAGTGACAAGGTTATCTACTACCTCGACTACAGAAATGCAAGATACAGGGATGATGTTAAAGCCCTCTATGGGGACGATAGGTATAAGCTGAAAACCCTGAAAGAGCTGTATGACCTCTGCCTTGCAGGTGACGAAAACGCTTGTAAGGTAATAATAACCCTCGACGAGTCGTTGTGGATTCCTCAATAG